A DNA window from Pseudomonas tohonis contains the following coding sequences:
- a CDS encoding ShlB/FhaC/HecB family hemolysin secretion/activation protein — translation MHAAPVSAEEGAQPAASADAPARRVDVNEYVVRGNTVLEARDIEEAVYPFLGPQRSLADIEGARDALQQRYQGKGYQSVFVELPEQQVEGGVVYLQVSETKVGRVRVVGARHYSPVAILDDVPALEEGKVPDFAKVQGELAAINRNPGRQVVPLVREGQRPGTMDVDLQVEDKNPWQASVGLNNDYSADTEKLRSVVSLGYNNLFQRGHSASLTYFTAPEDRDNAEVWSGSYAAPLDERWTLQFSGYQSDSDVATIGGSNVLGKGHSYGVSLIYGLPPEGPWAHSLSVGVDFKDFEESLQFGGAEDKVPLKYAPITLGYNGYRYTEASQLGLGLALVAGTREFLGYGSDAEAFDYKRYRANPSFAVFKGDATYTFGFGGDWQSATKLGFQLASGPLVSNEQFSAGGATSVRGYLAAERTGDDGWLFSQELRTPSLAAFLGKGLAGYVEDWRLYAFAEGAQLSLQDPLPDQDDSYSLASVGLGTRATLREWLSGSLDWGYPLKDGPNTEKRDPRVHFSVQANF, via the coding sequence ATCCACGCCGCGCCGGTGTCCGCGGAGGAGGGGGCGCAGCCGGCGGCCAGCGCCGACGCCCCGGCTCGGCGGGTCGACGTCAACGAGTACGTGGTGCGCGGCAACACGGTGCTGGAGGCCCGCGACATCGAGGAGGCGGTCTACCCCTTCCTCGGCCCGCAGCGCAGCCTCGCCGATATCGAGGGCGCCCGCGACGCCTTGCAGCAGCGCTACCAGGGCAAGGGCTACCAGTCGGTGTTCGTCGAGCTGCCGGAGCAGCAGGTGGAAGGCGGCGTGGTCTACCTGCAGGTCAGCGAGACCAAGGTGGGCCGCGTGCGCGTGGTCGGCGCCAGGCACTACTCGCCGGTGGCCATCCTCGACGACGTGCCGGCGCTGGAGGAGGGCAAGGTGCCCGACTTCGCCAAGGTCCAGGGCGAGCTGGCGGCGATCAATCGCAACCCCGGCCGCCAGGTGGTGCCGCTGGTGCGCGAAGGCCAGCGCCCGGGGACCATGGACGTGGACCTGCAGGTGGAGGACAAGAACCCCTGGCAGGCCAGCGTCGGCCTGAACAACGACTACAGCGCCGACACCGAGAAACTGCGCTCGGTGGTCAGCCTCGGCTACAACAACCTCTTCCAGCGCGGCCACAGCGCCTCGCTGACCTACTTCACCGCCCCCGAGGACCGCGACAACGCCGAGGTCTGGTCCGGCTCCTACGCCGCGCCCCTGGACGAGCGCTGGACGCTGCAGTTCTCCGGCTACCAGTCCGACAGCGACGTGGCCACCATCGGCGGCAGCAACGTGCTCGGCAAGGGCCACTCCTATGGCGTCTCGCTGATCTACGGCCTGCCTCCGGAAGGCCCCTGGGCCCACTCGCTGTCGGTGGGCGTCGATTTCAAGGATTTCGAGGAGTCGCTGCAATTCGGCGGCGCCGAGGACAAGGTGCCGCTCAAGTACGCCCCCATCACCCTGGGCTACAACGGCTACCGCTACACCGAGGCCTCGCAGCTGGGCCTCGGCCTGGCGCTGGTGGCCGGCACCCGCGAGTTCCTCGGCTACGGCAGCGACGCCGAGGCGTTCGACTACAAGCGCTACCGCGCCAACCCCAGCTTCGCCGTGTTCAAGGGCGACGCCACCTACACCTTCGGCTTCGGCGGCGACTGGCAGTCGGCGACCAAGCTGGGCTTCCAGCTGGCCTCCGGGCCGCTGGTCTCCAACGAGCAGTTCTCCGCCGGCGGCGCCACCAGCGTGCGCGGCTACCTGGCCGCCGAACGCACGGGCGATGACGGCTGGCTGTTCTCCCAGGAGCTGCGCACGCCCTCGCTGGCCGCCTTCCTCGGCAAGGGCCTGGCCGGCTACGTCGAGGACTGGCGCCTCTACGCCTTCGCCGAGGGCGCGCAGCTCTCCCTGCAGGACCCGCTGCCCGACCAGGACGACAGCTACAGCCTCGCCAGCGTCGGCCTGGGCACACGCGCCACGCTGCGCGAATGGCTGTCCGGCAGCCTCGACTGGGGCTACCCGCTGAAGGATGGCCCCAACACCGAAAAACGAGACCCGCGCGTGCATTTCAGCGTGCAGGCGAACTTCTGA
- a CDS encoding DUF2341 domain-containing protein, with product MQRLIFTALISLGLLYPAIASAWWQDDWLYRKQISVDTTPQGAAIDQAAGRTPLLVRLHTGNFSFDGVNENGSDIRFVAADDKTVLNHQVESFDPLMGMALIWVDVPQVEGGQRQDIWMYYGNAKAPATGNGQLTFDPDYSLVYHFDGAVGAPPRDTTAYGNHGQTPPASSIDGVIGRAAQLNGQPLMLPASPSLALPAGGAFTFSAWVRADQSAGDQLLLARRDGGNALLLGLAQGLPFVEVNGQRVQATQALAAGQWQHLALSADGSALRLYVNGRESGSLALSLPAFASVIAIGADLPQSQAVPVEGAAEAPAPAAFGAFAGAIDELRLSKVARPAALILADATAQGAESRLVAYGVDEEQSGFGFGSLGFLLKAVPVDAWVIIAVLVLMMIQSWVIMIRKSRSVARVMRANQLFREQFARVGTRLELLADDRALNESLVHSSLWRLYQVAVKEIRTRRDQGADTSSISAATIEAIRASMDGVRTRENQQLSSRLSTLSNAIAGGPYIGLLGTVLGIMVVFLGTAMAGDVNINAIAPGMAAALLATAMGLFVAIPALFGYNRLTTRNREVSADMRVFVDEFVTRLAEVHGESQFSETAHRRGLHAGSAPLTA from the coding sequence ATGCAACGCTTGATCTTCACCGCGCTCATCAGCCTGGGGCTCCTGTACCCGGCGATCGCCAGTGCCTGGTGGCAGGACGACTGGCTCTACCGCAAGCAGATCTCCGTCGACACCACGCCCCAGGGCGCCGCCATCGACCAGGCCGCCGGGCGCACGCCGCTGCTGGTGCGCCTGCACACCGGCAACTTCAGCTTCGACGGGGTCAACGAGAACGGCTCGGACATCCGCTTCGTCGCCGCCGACGACAAGACCGTGCTCAACCACCAGGTGGAAAGCTTCGACCCGCTGATGGGTATGGCGCTGATCTGGGTGGACGTACCCCAGGTGGAAGGCGGCCAGCGCCAGGACATCTGGATGTACTACGGCAACGCCAAGGCCCCGGCCACTGGCAACGGCCAGCTGACCTTCGACCCGGACTACAGCCTGGTCTACCACTTCGACGGTGCCGTCGGTGCACCCCCGCGTGACACCACCGCCTACGGCAACCATGGGCAGACGCCGCCCGCCAGCAGCATCGACGGGGTGATCGGGCGCGCCGCCCAGCTCAACGGCCAGCCGCTGATGCTGCCGGCCAGCCCGTCCCTGGCCCTGCCGGCCGGTGGCGCCTTCACCTTCAGCGCTTGGGTGCGTGCCGACCAGTCTGCGGGCGACCAGCTGCTGCTGGCCCGCCGTGATGGCGGCAACGCACTGCTGCTGGGCCTGGCCCAGGGCCTGCCCTTCGTCGAGGTCAACGGCCAGCGCGTCCAGGCCACCCAGGCCCTGGCCGCCGGGCAGTGGCAGCACCTGGCGCTGAGCGCCGACGGCAGCGCCCTGCGCCTGTACGTCAATGGACGCGAGTCCGGTAGCCTCGCGCTTTCGCTGCCGGCCTTCGCCTCGGTGATCGCCATCGGCGCCGACCTGCCCCAAAGCCAGGCCGTGCCCGTGGAAGGCGCCGCCGAAGCCCCGGCGCCAGCCGCCTTCGGTGCCTTCGCCGGGGCCATCGACGAACTGCGCCTGTCCAAGGTCGCGCGCCCGGCGGCGCTGATCCTCGCCGACGCCACCGCCCAGGGCGCCGAATCGCGTCTGGTGGCCTACGGCGTGGATGAAGAGCAGTCCGGCTTCGGCTTCGGCAGCCTCGGCTTCCTGCTCAAGGCGGTGCCGGTGGACGCCTGGGTGATCATCGCCGTGCTGGTGCTGATGATGATCCAGTCCTGGGTGATCATGATCCGCAAGAGCCGCAGCGTGGCCCGCGTGATGCGCGCCAACCAGCTGTTCCGCGAGCAGTTCGCCCGGGTCGGCACCCGCCTGGAGCTGCTCGCCGACGACCGCGCCCTCAACGAGTCCCTGGTGCATTCCTCGCTCTGGCGCCTGTACCAGGTGGCGGTGAAGGAGATCCGCACCCGCCGCGACCAGGGCGCCGACACCTCGTCCATCTCCGCCGCCACCATCGAAGCCATCCGCGCCTCCATGGACGGCGTGCGCACCCGCGAGAACCAGCAGCTGTCCTCGCGCCTGTCGACCCTGTCCAATGCCATCGCCGGCGGCCCCTACATCGGCCTGCTCGGCACCGTGCTGGGCATCATGGTGGTGTTCCTCGGCACCGCCATGGCGGGCGATGTGAACATCAACGCCATCGCCCCCGGCATGGCCGCCGCGCTGCTGGCCACCGCCATGGGCCTGTTCGTCGCCATCCCCGCGCTGTTCGGCTACAACCGCCTGACCACCCGCAACCGCGAGGTCAGCGCCGACATGCGGGTGTTCGTCGACGAGTTCGTCACCCGCCTGGCCGAAGTGCACGGCGAATCCCAGTTCAGCGAAACGGCGCACCGGCGGGGCCTCCATGCCGGCAGTGCGCCGCTGACCGCCTGA